Proteins encoded together in one Hymenobacter monticola window:
- a CDS encoding nitroreductase family protein, translating to MKPAATHYPVHELIRNRWSPRSFSAQPVEQDKLNQVFEAASWAFSAMNLQPWQYIYAHKADTAAFQKIVDCLLPGNQPWAKNAPVLIIALAQTSNADGQPNGAAMHDLGAANANLILEATALGLYGHLMGGFDREKTRREFNLPDNLTPVVVMALGYLGEAGQLEEPFLSREKAARSRKPVAEFAFQNELPAAQ from the coding sequence ATGAAACCCGCCGCCACCCACTACCCCGTTCACGAGCTTATCCGCAACCGTTGGAGCCCCCGCTCCTTCTCGGCCCAGCCCGTGGAGCAGGACAAGCTGAACCAGGTGTTTGAAGCCGCCTCCTGGGCCTTCAGCGCCATGAACCTGCAGCCCTGGCAGTACATCTACGCCCACAAAGCCGACACCGCGGCTTTCCAGAAAATAGTAGATTGCCTGTTGCCCGGCAACCAGCCCTGGGCCAAAAACGCGCCCGTGCTCATCATCGCCCTGGCCCAAACCAGCAACGCCGACGGCCAGCCCAACGGCGCGGCCATGCACGACCTGGGCGCCGCCAACGCCAACCTCATCCTGGAAGCCACCGCGCTGGGCCTCTACGGCCACCTGATGGGCGGTTTCGACCGCGAGAAAACCCGCCGCGAGTTTAACCTGCCCGATAACCTGACGCCGGTGGTGGTGATGGCCCTCGGCTACCTCGGCGAGGCCGGGCAGCTCGAAGAGCCCTTCCTGAGCCGCGAGAAAGCCGCCCGCAGCCGCAAGCCGGTGGCGGAGTTTGCCTTCCAGAACGAGTTGCCCGCCGCCCAATGA
- a CDS encoding pirin family protein codes for MARTVLHPANTRGHANHGWLNSYHTFSFAGYQDQSRVHFGALRVLNDDTVAGGMGFGKHPHDNMEIISIPLSGDLEHQDSMGNKTVIRQHDVQVMSAGTGVAHSEKNHNANQEVKFLQIWVFPKSRGIKPNYGQETFAPEARHNQLLQVVSPEGDGTNPHIHQDAWFHIGNLDKGFTTDYAVKKAGNGVYAFVLEGDVTINGQVLHRRDGFGIWETDKLAISADSNAELLLMEIPMEF; via the coding sequence ATGGCCCGCACCGTTCTGCACCCTGCCAACACCCGCGGCCACGCCAACCATGGCTGGCTCAATTCTTATCACACGTTCAGCTTCGCCGGCTACCAGGACCAAAGCCGCGTGCACTTCGGCGCCCTGCGCGTGCTCAACGATGACACCGTGGCCGGCGGCATGGGCTTCGGCAAGCACCCGCACGACAACATGGAAATCATCTCCATCCCGCTCTCGGGCGATTTGGAGCACCAGGATTCGATGGGCAACAAAACCGTCATCCGCCAGCACGACGTGCAGGTGATGAGTGCCGGCACCGGCGTGGCCCACTCCGAGAAAAACCACAACGCCAATCAGGAAGTGAAATTTCTGCAAATCTGGGTGTTTCCGAAATCGCGCGGTATCAAGCCCAACTACGGCCAGGAAACCTTCGCCCCGGAGGCCCGCCACAACCAGCTGCTGCAAGTAGTATCGCCGGAAGGCGACGGCACCAACCCGCACATCCACCAGGATGCGTGGTTCCACATCGGCAACCTCGACAAGGGCTTCACGACTGACTACGCCGTGAAAAAAGCCGGCAACGGCGTCTACGCCTTCGTGCTGGAAGGCGACGTGACCATCAACGGCCAGGTTCTGCACCGCCGCGACGGCTTCGGCATCTGGGAAACCGACAAGCTCGCAATCAGTGCCGACAGCAACGCCGAACTGCTGCTGATGGAAATACCGATGGAATTCTAA
- a CDS encoding oxidoreductase: MDKVWFITGSSRGLGRSLTEAVLAQGGRVAATARRPEQLADLVAQYGRQVLPLALDVTHPTQIAEAVAAAVAHFGRLDVVVNNAGFGITGAAEAYTEEQVRSQLETNLYAPIAVTRAVLPQLRQQRSGHILQISSIGGRVGNAGVSIYQAAKFGLSGFTEALAKEVASLGIRVTSVEPGGFRTDWAGASMTFAPAIDGYDLVNQRAEYFASGNFVPLGDPAKAAQAMIDLVEHPHPPVHLVLGSEAAAFLRQADADRKAEFEQWLPVTLSTDHDEAENFFDTEVGKLYRVQPQNRPAAE; encoded by the coding sequence ATGGACAAAGTCTGGTTTATCACCGGTAGCTCGCGCGGCCTGGGCCGCAGCCTCACCGAAGCCGTGTTGGCCCAGGGCGGCCGCGTAGCCGCCACCGCCCGCCGCCCCGAGCAGCTGGCCGACCTCGTGGCGCAGTATGGCCGGCAGGTGCTGCCCCTGGCCCTCGACGTCACCCACCCCACGCAAATCGCCGAAGCCGTGGCCGCCGCCGTGGCCCACTTCGGCCGCCTCGACGTGGTGGTGAACAACGCCGGCTTCGGCATCACCGGCGCCGCCGAGGCCTACACCGAAGAGCAGGTGCGCAGTCAGCTCGAAACCAATTTATATGCCCCCATTGCCGTCACGCGCGCCGTGCTGCCCCAGCTCCGGCAGCAGCGCAGCGGCCACATCCTGCAAATTAGCTCCATTGGCGGGCGCGTGGGCAATGCCGGCGTGAGCATCTACCAGGCGGCCAAGTTTGGGCTGAGCGGTTTCACCGAAGCACTGGCCAAGGAAGTGGCTTCGCTTGGCATCCGCGTCACGTCGGTCGAGCCCGGCGGCTTCCGCACCGACTGGGCCGGCGCTTCCATGACCTTCGCCCCCGCCATCGACGGCTACGACCTCGTGAACCAGCGCGCCGAGTACTTCGCCAGCGGCAACTTCGTGCCCCTGGGCGACCCCGCCAAAGCCGCTCAGGCGATGATAGACCTCGTGGAGCACCCCCACCCGCCCGTGCACCTGGTGCTGGGCAGCGAGGCCGCCGCCTTCCTCCGCCAAGCCGATGCCGACCGCAAAGCCGAGTTCGAGCAGTGGCTGCCCGTCACCCTCTCCACCGACCACGACGAGGCCGAAAATTTCTTCGACACCGAAGTAGGCAAGCTCTACCGCGTGCAGCCCCAGAACCGGCCCGCCGCAGAGTAA
- a CDS encoding alpha/beta fold hydrolase, with protein sequence MATFTVKDGTEIYYKDWGTGQPLVFHHGWPLSSDDWDNQLMFFLNKGYRVIAADRRGHGRSAQTGTGHDMDTYVADILALADHLDLQNAVHIGHSTGGGVAIRVAARAAKGRVAKVVLISAVTPLMLQTPANPDGVPMAVFDEIREGTATNRAQYFQDFTLPFYGYNREGAQVKQGIRDNWWRQGMMGGANAHYLGIKAFSETDFTEDLKSVDLPVLVLHGEDDQIVPFAISGAKSIKLLQHGQLISYPGFPHGMPATEAATINADLLAFIRA encoded by the coding sequence ATGGCAACTTTCACAGTTAAAGACGGCACCGAAATCTATTACAAGGACTGGGGCACCGGCCAGCCGCTGGTGTTTCACCACGGGTGGCCGCTTTCCAGCGACGACTGGGACAACCAGCTGATGTTTTTCCTGAACAAGGGCTACCGCGTCATCGCGGCCGACCGCCGCGGGCACGGCCGCTCGGCCCAAACCGGCACCGGCCACGACATGGACACCTACGTGGCCGACATCCTGGCGCTGGCCGACCACCTCGACCTGCAGAATGCCGTGCACATCGGCCATTCCACCGGCGGGGGCGTGGCTATCCGCGTGGCTGCCCGCGCCGCCAAGGGCCGCGTGGCCAAGGTGGTGCTCATCAGCGCCGTGACGCCGCTCATGCTGCAAACCCCCGCCAACCCCGACGGCGTGCCCATGGCGGTATTCGACGAAATCCGCGAGGGCACGGCCACCAACCGCGCGCAGTACTTCCAGGATTTCACCCTCCCGTTCTACGGCTACAACCGCGAAGGCGCCCAGGTGAAGCAGGGCATCCGCGACAACTGGTGGCGGCAGGGCATGATGGGCGGCGCCAACGCCCACTACCTCGGCATCAAGGCCTTCTCGGAGACCGATTTCACCGAAGACCTGAAAAGCGTGGACCTGCCCGTGCTGGTGCTGCACGGCGAAGACGACCAAATCGTGCCTTTCGCCATCAGCGGCGCCAAGTCCATCAAGCTGCTGCAACACGGCCAGCTGATTTCCTACCCCGGCTTCCCCCACGGCATGCCCGCCACCGAAGCCGCCACCATCAACGCCGACTTGCTGGCCTTCATTCGGGCCTAA
- a CDS encoding DUF4846 domain-containing protein: MRRFLPLLCLSAALCSFENPGPGPKRPAGLVYAWQTQPGPSSQTLAARFAVPAGCQRLPVAAGSWGEWLRYLPLMPAGTKARLYNGGLKNRQDVVAAVADIDVGAKDLQQCADAVIRLRAEYMFSHDPNKVHFHLTTGYDFWFSDFVAGKTFKVVKEEVLPATRPAEAPTHAALGRYLLPTFGYAGTKSLSRELRPVPLPQVQPGDVLVHGGAPGHAVLVVDVAEHPVTHQKYVLLAQSYMPAQNIHVLRNVDAPALGAWFALPGLMETEFDTPEWTFGRDEVKRFE, encoded by the coding sequence ATGCGCCGCTTTCTGCCCTTGCTTTGCCTAAGTGCTGCCCTTTGCAGCTTCGAAAATCCGGGCCCGGGGCCGAAACGGCCGGCAGGATTGGTTTACGCCTGGCAAACGCAGCCCGGACCATCCAGCCAAACGCTCGCCGCTCGGTTTGCGGTGCCAGCGGGGTGCCAGCGGCTACCGGTCGCGGCCGGCAGTTGGGGCGAGTGGCTGCGCTATCTGCCGCTTATGCCGGCGGGCACCAAAGCGCGCCTTTATAATGGGGGGCTGAAAAACCGGCAGGATGTGGTGGCCGCCGTGGCCGACATCGACGTGGGCGCAAAAGACCTGCAGCAGTGCGCCGACGCCGTGATTCGCCTACGGGCCGAGTACATGTTCAGCCACGACCCCAACAAGGTGCATTTCCACCTGACGACGGGCTACGATTTCTGGTTCTCGGATTTCGTAGCGGGCAAAACCTTTAAGGTAGTGAAGGAGGAAGTGCTGCCGGCCACCCGACCAGCCGAGGCGCCCACCCACGCAGCCTTGGGCCGCTACCTGCTGCCTACGTTCGGCTACGCGGGCACCAAGTCGCTGAGCCGCGAGCTGCGTCCGGTGCCCCTGCCGCAGGTGCAGCCCGGCGATGTACTCGTTCATGGCGGCGCGCCGGGCCACGCGGTACTGGTGGTGGATGTAGCCGAGCACCCCGTCACACACCAGAAGTACGTGCTGCTGGCCCAGAGCTACATGCCGGCCCAAAACATTCACGTGCTGCGCAATGTGGATGCGCCCGCGCTGGGCGCTTGGTTTGCATTGCCCGGGCTGATGGAAACCGAGTTTGACACGCCGGAATGGACGTTTGGCCGCGACGAAGTGAAGCGGTTTGAGTAA
- a CDS encoding AraC family transcriptional regulator: MPDLPPRLPIFYSCYHTRSREGEQFIPEHVLSYQLAGTLTTYDGTREQVFRPGDLRLTKRNHLLKFNKQPPENGEFKTLSIALDQDTLRHFSLEHGHQAAPHASSPETAITELEMTPLFQSYFNSLQPYEQLAEPGNEALITLKVREALLLLLKTRPELRDVLFDFAAPGEIDLEAFMSRNFHFNVQLRRFAYLTGRSLATFKRDFEKIFHLSPSRWLQQRRLQEAHFLIKEKGKAPSEAYLEVGFEDLSHFSFAFKKMYGVAPSRL, encoded by the coding sequence ATGCCCGACCTGCCGCCCCGCCTGCCCATCTTCTACTCCTGCTACCACACCCGGAGCCGGGAAGGCGAGCAATTCATCCCCGAGCACGTGCTCAGCTACCAGCTGGCTGGCACGCTCACCACTTACGACGGCACCCGGGAGCAGGTATTCCGGCCCGGCGACCTGCGCCTGACCAAGCGCAACCACTTGCTCAAGTTCAACAAGCAGCCGCCCGAAAACGGCGAGTTCAAAACCCTGTCCATTGCCCTCGACCAGGACACGCTGCGCCACTTCAGCCTCGAACACGGCCACCAAGCCGCGCCGCACGCCTCCAGCCCGGAAACCGCCATCACCGAACTGGAAATGACGCCGCTGTTCCAAAGCTATTTCAACTCCCTGCAGCCTTACGAGCAGCTCGCCGAGCCCGGCAACGAGGCCCTGATAACCCTGAAAGTGCGCGAAGCCCTCCTGCTCCTGCTCAAAACCCGGCCCGAATTGCGAGACGTGCTGTTCGACTTCGCCGCCCCCGGCGAAATCGACCTCGAAGCCTTCATGAGCCGCAACTTCCATTTCAACGTGCAGCTCCGGCGCTTTGCCTACCTCACGGGCCGCAGCCTCGCCACTTTCAAGCGGGACTTTGAGAAGATATTCCACCTCTCGCCCAGCCGCTGGCTGCAGCAGCGCCGCTTGCAGGAAGCGCACTTTCTAATCAAGGAAAAAGGCAAAGCCCCCTCCGAGGCCTACCTCGAAGTCGGCTTTGAAGACCTGTCGCACTTCTCCTTTGCATTCAAAAAGATGTACGGCGTAGCGCCTTCCCGACTCTAG
- a CDS encoding pyridoxamine 5'-phosphate oxidase family protein, with translation MAETTLKAVAAKIAKLDIALLTTHTSRSQLSTRPMSNNGDVEYDGNSYYFTYEGSRTVRDIAENPHVSLGFHGEGYLYVAVSGSATLIRQRATLEKHWLPELKRWFKAGLDTPGIVLVRVQAKRIKYWHGEEEGELVL, from the coding sequence ATGGCCGAAACCACCCTCAAAGCCGTCGCCGCCAAAATAGCGAAGCTCGACATCGCCCTGCTCACCACCCACACCAGCCGCAGCCAGCTCAGCACCCGCCCCATGAGCAACAACGGCGACGTGGAATACGACGGCAACTCCTACTACTTCACCTACGAGGGCTCGCGCACCGTGCGCGACATCGCCGAAAACCCGCACGTCAGCCTCGGTTTCCACGGCGAGGGCTACCTCTACGTGGCCGTATCGGGTAGCGCCACCCTCATCCGCCAGCGCGCCACCCTCGAAAAGCACTGGCTGCCCGAGCTCAAGCGCTGGTTCAAAGCCGGCCTCGACACGCCCGGCATCGTGCTGGTGCGCGTGCAGGCCAAGCGCATCAAGTACTGGCACGGCGAAGAGGAAGGCGAGCTGGTGCTGTAA
- a CDS encoding HAD family hydrolase: MIRTVIFDMDGVIIDTEPIHRHAFFTEFAELGIPVSAAEYATFLGKSTRNVFQVLKQKYSLPQDVEAMVARKRELFNQAFDEDAALDLLPGVRALIEDLRQHDVQLIVASSASKATIARVFDRFALRPYFAHIVSGEDFAESKPHPAIFLRAAELAETPVMKCIVIEDAANGVAAAKAAGIYCIAYVSPHSEGQDLQQADRLIRDFGELDAAGIQAIKPA; encoded by the coding sequence ATGATTCGCACGGTTATCTTCGACATGGACGGCGTCATTATCGACACCGAGCCCATCCACCGCCACGCTTTCTTCACCGAGTTTGCCGAGTTGGGCATCCCGGTATCGGCCGCCGAGTACGCCACTTTCCTGGGCAAATCGACGCGCAACGTCTTCCAGGTGCTCAAGCAGAAATACAGCCTCCCGCAAGACGTAGAAGCCATGGTGGCCCGCAAGCGCGAGCTGTTCAACCAAGCCTTCGACGAAGACGCCGCCCTCGACCTGTTGCCCGGCGTGCGCGCCCTCATCGAAGACCTGCGCCAACACGACGTGCAACTCATCGTCGCCTCCTCAGCTTCCAAAGCCACCATCGCGCGGGTGTTCGACCGGTTTGCGTTGCGGCCCTACTTCGCCCACATCGTCAGCGGCGAAGACTTTGCTGAGTCCAAGCCCCACCCGGCCATCTTCCTGCGCGCCGCCGAACTGGCCGAAACACCCGTCATGAAGTGCATCGTCATCGAAGACGCGGCCAACGGCGTGGCCGCCGCCAAAGCTGCCGGCATCTACTGCATTGCCTACGTCAGCCCCCATTCCGAAGGCCAGGACCTGCAGCAGGCCGACCGCCTTATCCGGGACTTTGGGGAATTGGATGCCGCCGGCATCCAAGCCATTAAACCCGCTTAG
- the topA gene encoding type I DNA topoisomerase produces MVKNLVIVESPAKAKTIEGYLGQDFVVRSSYGHVRDLPKDNNAIDIANGFKPTYVVSADKRELIAQLKKLSKEAEMVWLASDDDREGEAISWHLAETLNLTAAKTKRIVFREITKNAILGAIANPREVNQDLVNAQQARRVLDRLVGFELSPVLWKKVKPGLSAGRVQSVAVRLVVEREREVASFLSASAYRVVARFDAGRGAVLEAELPTRFKTREDAEAFLGRCVGATYQIESLDKKPGKRSPAAPFTTSTLQQEASRKLGYSVAQTMSVAQKLYEAGKISYMRTDSVNLSQEAQAGAQAAITAAYGAEYHQQRNFKTKSASAQEAHEAIRPTDFGAVKAGSDASEQRLYDLIRKRAMASQMAEAVIERTTAVIGISTQPGTTFTASGEVITFEGFLKVYAESKDDEDEEDGKDGESSFSRGLPPLNVGQVLPLQRLSATERFSSPPPRYTEASLVKKLEEMGIGRPSTYAPTISTVQKRGYVEKDTREGKERKFNVLTLEGNEVKTEVKTENYGAEKAKLFPTDTAMVVNDFLVAHFPTVIDYQFTAKVEDEFDQIANGHENWTQMLTGFYDKFHATVEAGQDIERSTVSGARELGVHPETGEKISARLGKYGPYVALGDTTDPNVKPAYANLRKGQFIESITLEDALELFKLPRIVGQFEDKDMTANLGRFGPYVRHDGKFYSLTKEQDPHTINAEEAVALIEGKRKADAERLIKSFPENPDIQVLNGRFGPYIVAGKKNVKIPKGEEPTELTLERCIELADATPDKPAKGGRFGKKAAPAKEEKDADAPAKKAAKAATAKKPAAKKATTKAAAAKKPATKTAAKKPAAKAK; encoded by the coding sequence TCCAGCTACGGCCACGTGCGCGACCTGCCCAAAGACAATAACGCCATCGATATCGCCAATGGTTTCAAGCCTACTTACGTTGTTTCGGCCGACAAGCGCGAGCTCATCGCGCAGCTAAAAAAGCTTTCCAAGGAGGCGGAAATGGTGTGGTTGGCGAGTGACGATGACCGCGAGGGCGAAGCCATTTCGTGGCACTTGGCCGAAACGCTGAACCTGACCGCGGCCAAAACTAAGCGCATCGTATTCCGCGAAATCACCAAAAACGCCATTCTGGGCGCCATCGCCAACCCGCGCGAGGTGAACCAGGACCTGGTGAATGCCCAGCAGGCCCGCCGTGTGCTCGACCGCCTAGTGGGCTTCGAGCTGAGCCCCGTGCTCTGGAAAAAGGTGAAGCCGGGCCTGAGCGCCGGCCGCGTGCAGAGCGTGGCCGTGCGGCTGGTGGTGGAGCGGGAGCGCGAAGTAGCCAGCTTTTTGAGCGCCAGCGCCTACCGCGTGGTGGCTCGCTTCGATGCCGGCCGCGGTGCGGTGCTGGAAGCCGAACTGCCTACGCGCTTCAAGACGCGAGAGGATGCCGAAGCATTCCTGGGCCGTTGCGTGGGCGCCACGTATCAGATTGAAAGCCTGGACAAGAAGCCGGGCAAACGCAGCCCCGCCGCGCCGTTCACCACGTCTACGCTGCAGCAGGAGGCCTCGCGCAAGCTGGGCTACTCGGTGGCTCAGACCATGAGCGTGGCTCAGAAGCTGTACGAAGCCGGCAAAATCAGCTACATGCGTACCGACTCGGTGAACCTGTCGCAGGAAGCCCAGGCGGGCGCGCAGGCGGCCATCACGGCGGCTTACGGCGCCGAGTACCATCAGCAGCGCAACTTTAAAACCAAGTCGGCCTCGGCTCAGGAGGCCCACGAAGCCATTCGCCCGACGGATTTTGGCGCGGTGAAAGCCGGCTCGGATGCTTCGGAGCAGCGGCTGTACGACCTCATTCGCAAGCGGGCCATGGCCTCGCAGATGGCGGAGGCCGTGATTGAGCGCACCACGGCGGTTATCGGCATCAGCACGCAGCCGGGCACCACGTTTACCGCATCGGGCGAGGTTATTACTTTCGAGGGCTTCCTGAAAGTGTATGCTGAAAGCAAGGACGACGAGGATGAGGAAGACGGCAAAGACGGCGAATCAAGCTTCTCGCGTGGCTTGCCGCCGCTGAATGTGGGGCAGGTGCTGCCGCTGCAGCGACTGAGCGCCACGGAGCGTTTCTCGTCACCCCCGCCCCGCTACACCGAGGCTTCATTGGTGAAAAAGCTGGAGGAAATGGGCATCGGCCGTCCTTCAACTTACGCGCCTACCATCAGCACGGTGCAGAAACGCGGCTACGTGGAAAAGGACACCCGCGAGGGCAAGGAGCGCAAGTTCAACGTGCTGACGCTGGAAGGCAACGAGGTGAAGACTGAGGTCAAAACCGAAAACTACGGCGCTGAGAAAGCCAAGCTCTTCCCGACGGACACGGCCATGGTGGTGAACGACTTTCTCGTGGCCCACTTCCCCACGGTGATTGACTACCAGTTCACGGCCAAGGTGGAAGATGAATTCGACCAGATTGCCAACGGCCACGAGAACTGGACGCAGATGCTGACCGGTTTCTACGACAAGTTCCACGCCACGGTGGAGGCCGGGCAGGACATCGAGCGCAGCACCGTGAGCGGTGCCCGTGAGCTGGGCGTGCACCCCGAAACGGGCGAGAAAATCTCGGCCCGCCTGGGCAAATACGGACCCTACGTGGCCCTGGGCGACACCACCGACCCCAATGTGAAGCCGGCCTACGCCAACCTGCGCAAAGGCCAGTTTATTGAAAGCATCACCTTGGAAGATGCGCTGGAGCTGTTCAAGCTGCCGCGCATTGTGGGCCAGTTCGAGGACAAGGACATGACGGCCAACCTCGGCCGTTTTGGGCCCTACGTGCGCCACGACGGTAAATTCTATTCGCTGACCAAGGAGCAGGACCCGCACACCATCAACGCCGAGGAAGCGGTGGCCTTGATTGAGGGCAAGCGCAAAGCCGACGCCGAGCGCCTCATCAAGAGCTTCCCCGAAAACCCCGACATTCAGGTGCTGAACGGCCGCTTCGGGCCGTACATCGTGGCGGGCAAGAAGAATGTGAAGATTCCGAAAGGCGAAGAGCCCACCGAACTCACCCTGGAGCGGTGCATCGAGCTGGCCGACGCCACGCCCGACAAGCCCGCGAAGGGCGGCCGTTTTGGCAAGAAGGCGGCGCCGGCCAAGGAGGAAAAGGACGCCGACGCGCCCGCTAAAAAGGCCGCTAAAGCCGCCACGGCCAAGAAGCCGGCTGCTAAAAAAGCCACTACCAAGGCGGCTGCCGCTAAGAAGCCAGCTACGAAAACCGCCGCCAAAAAGCCTGCGGCGAAGGCAAAATAA
- a CDS encoding T9SS type A sorting domain-containing protein, translated as MPIATRVSVLAALLVGQAVCFRSTLWAQQLDPTFHPPVFAPLPGYTTPRVTNVVRQSDGRYVVAGLFQAVDGHVTDGLARLLADGYVDTTFTYRPAQSVAAQGGWTALAVQADGKVLGSLRTPGNLLRVLPSGQPDASFRPALRSRVGGQNIGQLVAQPDGKLLLAGAITDSLGHNGLVRLLPTGQVDPVFNPPALPADFAVLSVALEPSGRMVYSRSTFDIRTPVPTVTRLLASGRVDSTFSCTIPPATVPPQISKVVRCPDGSYALAGIFTDKAVAHLTPTGAWDTAFPLSVNCFTLYLGFIVGNSISAVAVQPDGRILVAGSILNASNRDAPMARTLRTGGNDSTFDFDFIYTFYQSPISPAYNGNSARVYDLLVEPSGKVLVAGNFAQAGTVPHSGLARLLVAAPLAGRGAAANAAPVQVWPMPAHSVLNVQLPTGALPRQVALLDATGRAVLVHQPLATAFSLPMVALPAGLYVLRVQQADGSVASQRVVLE; from the coding sequence ATGCCCATTGCTACTCGTGTTTCCGTGTTGGCGGCCCTGCTCGTGGGGCAGGCCGTGTGTTTTCGCTCCACGCTTTGGGCGCAGCAGCTCGACCCCACCTTTCACCCGCCGGTATTTGCGCCGCTGCCGGGCTACACCACGCCAAGGGTGACGAACGTAGTGCGGCAAAGCGACGGCCGCTACGTGGTGGCGGGCCTTTTTCAGGCGGTGGATGGCCACGTGACCGACGGCTTGGCCCGGCTGCTAGCCGATGGCTACGTAGATACCACCTTCACCTACCGCCCCGCGCAATCGGTGGCCGCGCAGGGCGGGTGGACGGCCTTGGCCGTGCAGGCCGACGGCAAGGTGCTGGGTTCGCTGCGCACGCCGGGCAACCTGCTGCGGGTGTTGCCCTCCGGCCAGCCCGACGCCTCGTTTCGGCCGGCTTTGCGCAGCCGCGTGGGCGGGCAAAACATCGGCCAGCTGGTGGCGCAGCCCGATGGCAAGCTGCTGCTGGCCGGCGCCATCACCGATTCGCTGGGGCACAACGGGCTGGTGCGCCTGCTGCCCACGGGCCAGGTCGACCCAGTTTTCAATCCGCCTGCCTTGCCAGCCGACTTCGCGGTGCTAAGCGTGGCCCTGGAGCCCAGCGGCCGGATGGTTTACAGCCGCAGCACCTTCGATATTCGAACCCCAGTGCCTACGGTGACGCGGTTGCTGGCATCCGGAAGGGTCGACTCCACTTTTTCTTGCACCATACCCCCGGCTACAGTGCCGCCGCAAATTAGTAAAGTGGTTCGCTGCCCCGATGGCAGTTACGCCCTGGCCGGAATCTTTACCGACAAAGCGGTGGCGCACCTCACGCCCACCGGCGCTTGGGATACAGCTTTTCCACTTTCGGTCAATTGCTTTACTCTTTACCTCGGTTTCATAGTTGGGAACTCCATCAGCGCCGTAGCGGTGCAGCCCGATGGGCGCATCCTGGTGGCGGGGTCGATTTTAAACGCCTCGAACAGGGATGCTCCTATGGCCCGCACCTTGCGGACGGGTGGAAACGACAGCACTTTTGATTTTGACTTCATTTATACCTTCTACCAGAGCCCCATCAGCCCGGCCTACAACGGCAATAGCGCCCGGGTGTACGACTTATTGGTGGAGCCCAGCGGCAAGGTGCTCGTAGCCGGCAATTTTGCCCAGGCCGGAACCGTACCGCACTCCGGCCTGGCGCGCTTGCTGGTCGCGGCCCCACTGGCGGGCCGTGGGGCGGCAGCTAATGCGGCGCCGGTGCAAGTATGGCCCATGCCCGCGCATTCGGTCCTGAATGTGCAATTGCCCACCGGTGCCCTGCCCCGGCAAGTGGCCCTGCTCGATGCGACGGGTCGGGCGGTCCTCGTGCACCAGCCTTTGGCAACGGCATTTTCGTTGCCTATGGTGGCCTTGCCGGCCGGCTTGTATGTGCTCCGGGTGCAGCAGGCCGATGGCTCGGTGGCTTCGCAGCGGGTGGTATTGGAGTAA
- a CDS encoding pirin family protein, with protein sequence MKTRLTRAAERGLKDIGWLKSHLSLSFGPYSDPERSGFGLLRVFNDDVVQPGGGFGIHGHANMEIISVMLAGSMNHKDTLGYTEVVHQDWVQIMSAGSGLRHEEHNVGDTDVNFLQIWIEPKLQNIGPRYQRRQFPEDKRRNQLTTIVSNEEGQAHCWINQNAKLSLGYYPDAQTVDYTFKPLNKLLFLFVISGSVTVAGQQVQERDSLGIWETDSVSIEAAAGARFLLIECPINH encoded by the coding sequence ATGAAAACCCGCCTCACCCGCGCCGCCGAGCGCGGCCTCAAGGACATTGGCTGGCTGAAAAGCCACCTCTCGCTCAGCTTCGGCCCCTACTCCGACCCGGAGCGCAGCGGCTTCGGCCTGCTCCGCGTGTTCAACGACGACGTGGTGCAGCCTGGCGGCGGCTTCGGCATCCACGGCCACGCCAACATGGAAATCATCTCGGTGATGCTGGCTGGCAGCATGAACCACAAGGACACCCTGGGCTATACTGAAGTGGTGCACCAGGATTGGGTGCAAATCATGAGCGCCGGCTCGGGCCTGCGCCACGAGGAGCACAACGTGGGCGACACCGATGTAAACTTTCTGCAAATCTGGATTGAGCCCAAGCTCCAGAACATCGGCCCGCGCTACCAGCGCCGCCAGTTCCCCGAAGACAAGCGCCGGAACCAGCTCACCACCATCGTGAGCAACGAGGAAGGCCAGGCCCATTGCTGGATAAACCAGAACGCCAAGCTTTCCCTCGGCTACTACCCCGACGCCCAAACCGTCGACTATACTTTCAAGCCGCTGAACAAGCTGCTGTTTCTGTTCGTCATCAGCGGCTCGGTGACGGTGGCCGGCCAGCAGGTGCAGGAGCGCGACAGCCTCGGCATCTGGGAAACGGACAGTGTCAGCATCGAAGCCGCGGCCGGTGCACGGTTCCTGCTGATTGAGTGCCCGATTAACCACTAG